One genomic window of Elaeis guineensis isolate ETL-2024a chromosome 2, EG11, whole genome shotgun sequence includes the following:
- the LOC105052098 gene encoding disease resistance protein At4g27190 — MGLSCLAQCGAGMGSGLGNESVKFLWKHLKSRAGYLLHYKKKFKKLKERFEHLKNVRNDINRSVETANRRGEVIKDVVTAWLEKVNELETEVGNMEEEVGQNKRCLKGFSPNCRRRYQLGEEATKKKAVVEGLLEERNFDSVSQLPPPPTIESMPVGDFMAFSSTRIAMDHVMNAIEDENKHLIGIYGMGGVGKTTLMEEIGRRLKKDKKFDAVVKVVVSQNPNIELIRRDIADQLGMTALLGSGESAARALATRLGKEKKIAIMLDDIWARLELKDIGIPFGDDHKGCKILLTSRKSEVCDSMESDVSVLVDVLSEEDSWDLFKSKAGKVVETSDVEPVAKKVAKECGGLPLAIVVVGRALRGFKERSVWDDALLQLKQSTPTNLEGVEEQLFKSLELSYKQLKTDEMKVLFLYCCLFREDYDISENELTRYAVGEGLLKGVYSLEDVRRRLHFLVEKLKASCLLLTSDKMGCVKLHDVVRDVAVYIASKDDNHFFVKAGLGVRDWPEGENWEACKRISLMNNDLQALPDRPNCPRVATLLLNINPITTGIPSNFFQRMAALKVLDLSDTDIESLPLSLAHLTNLVTLRLDRCQKLQDITMVENLKKLEILGLQKCRVSVLPEEIGTLVNLKLLDISNCSALRIPPNLIPKLSRLEELYMIGCNANRDLLAEIAFLKRLVRLHVYVRDAKNFSQDSLPVNAWENLSHFIVYNELDWFLLAAQYQKNFYIKGISNSLNWAKVFLGKTEDLMFDDCQWDIVNLVKLDEQNGFAGLKKLRITRCHRIACLLDTTQVAPSNAYGELEIINLWNLENLNGICQGPLPALSFGKIRILDIMLCKKLNNIMSCDLLQRVHCSLEELAIKHCDEPQVIFNFDGLQQGSIILPNLSKLTLQLLPNLTTIWTGVVSQGSLQKLSTLEVSSCNKLAYLFSCQLDTGHQRLLPPGTFMNLKKLKISRCSGLSSLFLPSIVHELLRLERLELKDNGAMEKIVAEENGVRLEKGAFPLLKDLLLINLSNLSRFYGGEAAAIFLDWPSLKYIKLGGCPSLKRLPIGPESAPKLKKVHVAGDDDVEWFQNLEWEDESIPSRFRICESDAESDSD; from the exons ATGGGCTTGTCTTGCTTGGCTCAGTGTGGAGCAGGAATGGGATCTGGACTTGGAAACGAAAGTGTAAAGTTCTTATGGAAACATTTGAAGTCCCGAGCAGGCTATCTTCTACATTACAAGAAGAAATTCAAGAAACTCAAAGAACGTTTTGAGCATTTAAAGAATGTAAGAAATGACATAAATCGATCTGTCGAGACAGCTAATAGGAGAGGCGAAGTGATCAAGGATGTAGTAACTGCATGGCTAGAGAAAGTGAATGAACTGGAGACAGAAGTTGGTAATATGGAGGAGGAGGTTGGACAGAACAAGAGATGTCTCAAGGGGTTTTCCCCCAACTGTCGTCGGCGCTATCAACTTGGCGAGGAGGCTACAAAGAAAAAGGCTGTTGTTGAGGGACTCCTTGAAGAAAGAAACTTTGATAGTGTATCTCAGCTTCCTCCTCCACCAACCATTGAGTCCATGCCGGTGGGTGATTTTATGGCCTTCAGCTCCACTAGAATCGCCATGGATCATGTTATGAATGCGATAGAAGATGAGAATAAGCACTTGATTGGAATATATGGTATGGGTGGTGTTGGCAAGACAACCCTGATGGAAGAGATTGGCAGAAgattgaaaaaagataagaagttTGATGCTGTTGTCAAAGTGGTCGTATCACAGAATCCAAACATAGAGCTGATCAGACGTGACATTGCTGACCAGTTGGGTATGACGGCACTCTTGGGGAGTGGTGAATCTGCAGCTAGGGCACTGGCTACTAGGTTGGGTAAGGAGAAGAAAATTGCGATAATGCTGGATGACATATGGGCTAGGTTAGAGTTAAAAGACATTGGAATTCCTTTCGGAGATGATCACAAGGGTTGCAAAATTTTACTAACTTCTCGGAAATCTGAAGTATGTGATTCGATGGAAAGTGATGTTTCAGTCCTAGTAGATGTGCTGTCAGAAGAAGATTCGTGGGACCTTTTCAAAAGTAAGGCTGGAAAGGTTGTTGAAACCTCTGATGTAGAACCGGTCGCAAAAAAAGTTGCAAAGGAGTGTGGTGGTTTGCCGCTGGCAATTGTTGTAGTCGGAAGGGCATTGCGAGGATTTAAGGAAAGAAGTGTCTGGGATGATGCACTGCTCCAGCTCAAACAATCCACTCCTACAAACCTAGAAGGTGTGGAGGAACAGTTGTTCAAGTCGCTAGAACTGAGCTACAAACAGTTGAAAACAGATGAGATGAAAGTGTTGTTTTTATACTGCTGCTTGTTTCGTGAGGACTATGACATCAGTGAGAATGAACTTACACGATATGCAGTGGGTGAGGGTCTATTGAAAGGTGTGTACTCTTTGGAGGATGTACGAAGGAGATTGCATTTCTTGGTTGAGAAACTGAAGGCTTCATGTTTGCTATTAACCAGTGATAAAATGGGGTGTGTTAAGCTGCATGATGTGGTCCGAGATGTGGCTGTATACATTGCATCCAAAGACGACAATCATTTCTTTGTAAAAGCTGGCTTAGGAGTGAGAGATTGGCCAGAGGGTGAAAACTGGGAAGCATGTAAGAGAATTTCACTGATGAATAATGACCTACAGGCACTACCTGATCGGCCAAATTGCCCCAGGGTAGCGACTCTATTATTGAACATAAATCCTATTACAACTGGAATACCGAGCAATTTCTTTCAAAGGATGGCAGCACTTAAGGTTTTAGATTTGAGTGACACTGATATTGAATCATTACCTTTGTCACTGGCACACTTGACAAACCTAGTGACACTTCGTCTGGACAGATGCCAAAAATTACAAGATATTACAATGGTTGAGAACTTAAAGAAACTTGAAATACTTGGCTTGCAGAAATGCCGTGTTAGTGTGTTGCCAGAAGAAATAGGAACCTTGGTCAATCTAAAGCTCCTGGATATATCAAACTGCAGTGCTCTTAGGATACCACCTAATTTGATACCTAAGCTAAGTCGGTTGGAAGAACTGTACATGATAGGCTGCAATGCCAACAGAGATCTCCTTGCTGAGATTGCTTTCTTGAAACGCTTGGTCAGATTACATGTGTATGTAAGGGATGCCAAAAACTTTTCTCAAGATTCTCTCCCTGTCAATGCTTGGGAGAATTTAAGCCACTTCATTGTTTATAATGAATTAGATTGGTTTTTACTGGCTGCTCagtaccaaaaaaatttttatatcaaggGAATAAGCAACTCACTGAATTGGGCTAAGGTATTTTTGGGCAAAACAGAGGACCTCATGTTTGATGACTGCCAATGGGATATTGTGAATTTGGTGAAATTAGATGAACAAAATGGTTTTGCAGGCCTGAAGAAACTACGTATTACAAGATGTCATCGCATAGCCTGTCTTCTTGATACAACACAAGTGGCTCCTTCAAATGCATATGGTGAGCTAGAGATTATAAACCTTTGGAATTTGGAGAATTTGAATGGAATCTGCCAGGGACCGCTTCCAGCTCTATCATTTGGAAAAATTAGAATCTTGGATATAATGCTGTGCAAGAAGTTAAATAATATAATGTCATGCGACTTGCTGCAAAGAGTGCATTGCAGTCTAGAAGAGCTTGCCATTAAACATTGTGATGAACCACAAGTGATATTCAATTTTGATGGACTTCAGCAAGGGAGTATCATCCTGCCAAATTTGAGTAAATTGACACTGCAGCTATTACCAAATCTTACCACCATCTGGACTGGAGTCGTTTCTCAGGGAAGCCTGCAGAAGCTGAGCACTCTGGAAGTGTCTAGCTGTAACAAACTTGCATATCTGTTCTCATGTCAGTTGGATACTGGACATCAAAGACTGCTACCACCTGGGACCTTCATGAATTTAAAAAAGCTTAAAATATCAAGGTGTAGTGGCTTGAGCTCTCTCTTCTTGCCAAGCATAGTGCATGAGCTCCTGAGATTGGAAAGATTGGAGCTCAAAGATAATGGAGCAATGGAGAAGATAGTTGCAGAGGAGAATGGTGTTCGGCTGGAGAAAGGAGCATTCCCCTTGCTGAAGGATCTGTTGCTGATAAACTTGTCCAACTTGAGTCGCTTCTATGGTGGGGAAGCAGCAGCAATATTTCTTGATTGGCCTTCACTGAAATACATCAAGCTAGGGGGCTGTCCAAGTTTGAAGAGGCTCCCAATTGGACCAGAAAGTGCACCGAAGTTAAAGAAGGTGCATGTAGCAGGTGATGATGATGTTGAATGGTTCCAAAATTTGGAGTGGGAAGATGAAAGCATCCCTTCCCGCTTTCGTATCTG CGAATCAGACGCCGAAAGCGATTCAGATTAA